Proteins found in one Bacillus subtilis subsp. subtilis str. 168 genomic segment:
- the yokH gene encoding conserved protein of unknown function; phage SPbeta (Evidence 4: Unknown function but conserved in other organisms), translating to MTNFVHKTVNGLKSLLDEKGAIQLFCSEGDIMEFLVTFSPDKATLNDIQSFEAKHQLSLPEDYQKFITLHNGAKIFEILSDGENIGGGLQLFSLEEIEEELKYEDLFEGINGIPIGYLLEECHLMIDKDKINQGDPNYLYIFESGLEYNPLNLNFEIFLDRYILANGEPFWDWRYYTAENYYRTR from the coding sequence TTGACTAACTTTGTTCATAAGACGGTAAATGGCTTGAAAAGTCTTTTAGATGAAAAAGGAGCCATTCAATTGTTTTGTTCAGAAGGTGATATCATGGAGTTCCTTGTTACATTTTCACCGGACAAAGCAACCCTGAATGACATTCAAAGCTTTGAGGCTAAACACCAGCTTTCCCTTCCAGAGGATTATCAGAAGTTCATCACACTACATAACGGTGCGAAAATTTTTGAGATTCTTTCTGATGGGGAGAATATAGGTGGAGGACTTCAGCTATTTAGCCTTGAAGAGATTGAAGAGGAACTAAAATATGAGGATTTGTTTGAAGGTATCAATGGTATCCCAATTGGCTACTTATTGGAAGAATGCCATTTAATGATCGATAAAGATAAAATTAATCAAGGTGATCCTAACTATCTCTATATATTTGAAAGTGGTTTAGAATATAATCCATTAAATTTAAACTTTGAAATATTTTTAGACCGGTATATATTGGCTAATGGGGAACCTTTTTGGGATTGGCGCTACTATACCGCAGAAAATTATTATAGAACAAGATAG